A stretch of the Streptomyces sp. WMMB303 genome encodes the following:
- a CDS encoding IS1380 family transposase: MKRTGLYPRVRTRSSPSAVVSQAGGVLLVQTVRKSGLDTALSAALAPWRKPRAVHDPGKTLLDLALSVALGGDCLADVGMLRAESGVFGSVASDPTVSRLVERLAGSGPKVLAAIRAARAAVRQRVWSLAGDHSPVGGDGQVVLDIDAALVTAHSEKEDATPTWKKTFGHPLLAFIDHGPDGTGEPAAALLRPGRAGANTAGDHITVAKLALAQLPVKHRRGRRTLVRTDSAGGTHVFLDWLARRGRWLSYSVGMTITEQIHHAVTRIPKWAWTPACNADGQAREGVWLAEITDMLDLTTWPEGLRLIARAERPHPGAQLRFTDADGNRLTCFATNTKGGQLADLELRHRQRARAEDRIRTARNTGLRNLPLHTTGQNQIWLEIVQLTLDLIAWMPMLALHGDARRWEIKKLRLRLFSAAARIIHTGRQRALSFAAHWPWTDHLLTAHARLALLPNPG; this comes from the coding sequence ATGAAGCGTACCGGGTTGTATCCGCGTGTCCGTACCCGCTCCAGCCCGTCGGCGGTGGTCTCGCAGGCCGGCGGTGTTTTGCTGGTGCAGACGGTGCGCAAGTCCGGTCTGGATACCGCGTTGTCGGCGGCCCTGGCGCCGTGGCGGAAGCCGCGTGCGGTCCACGACCCGGGCAAGACACTGCTGGATCTGGCGCTATCGGTCGCTCTCGGTGGTGACTGCCTGGCCGATGTGGGGATGCTGCGGGCTGAGTCGGGCGTCTTCGGTTCGGTCGCATCCGACCCCACGGTCTCCCGCCTGGTCGAGCGCCTCGCCGGTTCCGGGCCGAAGGTGCTGGCGGCGATCCGCGCCGCACGGGCCGCCGTGCGGCAGCGAGTGTGGTCCCTGGCCGGCGACCACAGCCCCGTCGGCGGGGACGGCCAGGTCGTCCTGGACATCGATGCCGCCCTGGTCACTGCGCATTCGGAGAAGGAAGACGCCACCCCGACCTGGAAGAAGACCTTCGGGCATCCGCTGCTGGCCTTCATCGACCATGGGCCGGATGGAACGGGTGAGCCGGCCGCCGCGCTGCTGCGGCCCGGCCGGGCCGGTGCGAACACCGCCGGCGACCACATCACCGTCGCGAAGCTGGCGCTGGCACAGCTGCCTGTGAAGCATCGGCGAGGGCGGCGGACGCTGGTGCGAACCGACTCCGCCGGCGGCACCCACGTCTTCCTGGACTGGCTCGCCCGCCGCGGCCGGTGGCTGTCCTACTCGGTCGGCATGACCATCACCGAGCAGATTCACCATGCGGTCACCCGCATACCCAAGTGGGCCTGGACACCCGCCTGCAACGCCGACGGACAGGCGAGAGAAGGTGTCTGGCTCGCGGAGATCACCGACATGCTCGACCTGACGACCTGGCCGGAGGGCCTGCGGCTGATCGCCCGCGCCGAACGACCGCACCCCGGAGCACAGTTGCGATTCACCGATGCCGACGGCAACCGGCTGACCTGCTTCGCGACCAACACCAAGGGCGGTCAGCTCGCCGACCTCGAACTTCGCCACCGCCAACGCGCCAGGGCTGAGGACCGCATCCGCACCGCCCGCAACACCGGCCTGCGCAACCTTCCCCTTCACACCACCGGGCAGAACCAGATCTGGCTCGAGATCGTCCAACTCACGCTCGACCTGATCGCCTGGATGCCCATGCTCGCCCTACACGGTGACGCCCGCCGTTGGGAGATCAAGAAACTACGGCTGCGACTGTTCTCCGCCGCCGCCCGCATCATCCACACCGGACGACAACGCGCACTCAGTTTCGCCGCCCACTGGCCCTGGACGGATCACCTGCTCACCGCTCACGCTCGACTCGCACTCCTCCCCAACCCCGGCTGA